DNA from Brassica napus cultivar Da-Ae chromosome C4, Da-Ae, whole genome shotgun sequence:
TGCTCAGTTTACAGTATGTTTTTCTCTACACTAACCGGCttcttttagtttcttttttttgaattaatgtaaaattattttcaataaaagACATTGTCTTATCTAGTGCTTCTTTAGCTTAAAAGAGTGAATTGTAAAAGAATAGAAAGAACAAATGAATAATATCCTAATTGGTTGTTCTTCTAGTTTCATTATACGAGTAATTCATTACTAATGTAGCTTATATATGTTCCTCCAGATCCTTCGCTGAACTATGTGACTCTTCTAAACGTTTATCAGCGGGACAAGTTGTGCGACGGTTCTTGGACATCTACCACAGTACACAGAACACAGGAAAAGCAGTCCATATGTTACTTGCTCACAACGGTTCGTGTAGATCAGCAGCTAAGAAAAATGCAGCAGCTTGGGTTCAAGATGCAGTAGTGACCGGATTTTCTCAGTTCAACTTATTTAAAGAGCCTGGAATACAAGAGGATGCTGCTTCTTCCCAAGACCATCATCACTACATTATTATTCAAAGCTCATCTGAGAAACTAAGTTCCAAGGAGAATACAACAAGTCCAAGAAACCAAGCTTACAAGGGTGTGAAACTGCCTTCAAGAAAACATCGTTCTGACTCTGAGAGATGTAGTTTAGAAGGTAAAAACAGGTTAAAAGAGTCATTGAGTTTAGCGGAGGAGCTACTCCGAGTTTCAAGCCAATGGTTCTTTAAATATTTGGAGAACTCACTGAAGAAAGGGACCTTCTTTGTGAAGAAGGAAGAAGCAACTGGAAAAGAGTCTCTTGTTGTCAGCCTTAAAGCAGTAAACTGTTGGCTTGATGATCTGATAAGAAACAGATGTGAAGCCAGTGAGAAAGTCGAAGAGTTAAGAAAGAAGCTGCAACGTTTTCTACTTAAACATATGGAATCTGCCATTGGAAAAACAATGTAACATAATCCAATGTAAAAGCCTTTTTCTCTATCAGTTTCTGACATCTTATGACTTTATTAGTTACCCTTTAGGTGTTGGCTACAATGAATTTGCTTGTATTATCTTTCCTTGTATAATTCACTGGTTTATTCTCATCTTTTCTTGCGTAAAACGTTTACTAAAAGAATACATAATCACGCTAGTTTGAAATATAAGCTTTTTTTATAATTACATAGTATTATCACACATTCATATATCATTATATCAAGGTAGCTACAACACTCGAGtaatggacaaaaaaaaatcatttgaaagCCTAAAGAAAGAAACTACTTGGGTGACACGGCAAAAGAGAGCTACGGTCAAGAATAAACAAAGATGAAGTCACATAGCAGAGTTGTTTTCCAAGGAATCTCTTATAAccaaaaagccaaaaaaaaaaaaaaaatcatttgaaagCCTAAAAAAGAAACTACTTAGGTGACACGGCAATAGAGAGCTAGGGTCCAGAATAAACAAAGGTTCAGTCACATAAATAGCATAGCCGTCTTTCCAAGGAATCTCTCATTGAAACCACAGCCGGAGCTCGAGGTCCACCCTCGTCGTCTCTCTGGCTGATTCCTGTGAGGTCTCTTGTTCAGCTTCAAGAGAAGCCATCTCCGTGCGCACTGGAACCAATGGTATATCATGCCTCACTTGTTCAGCTTCGAGAAGATCAATCTCTTCAACCAATGGTATAGTTAGGTCCACAGACGGCCCTAGCCGATCGAGGTCCACCGTCGTCGTCATCGTCTCTATGACTGATTCAAGTGGAGTCCTCCTATCATGCCTCTCTTGTTCAGCTTCGAGAGGATCCATCTCTTCAACGAATGGTATATTTAGGTCGAAAACCTCGGAAACTCTTGGTGGAGATGGAACACAAAATCGAGGAGTTCTACTTCTCGTTGGAATTTTAGGAAGTCGCCTGAGTGCCACTTCACATAGAGATAACTCTCTATGAAAGAAGGCAAGATAGAGCTTCGTCCCATCTTGGGAGTGGAATGACCATAGTCGAAATATCTGCCCTACCTTGTCCTTGAGGTTGTTCTCGCGGACGACGTGGTTCCATCCAGAACATAAGGCGTAATTGGGACAGTTCATATTCCATCTCCTTAGTTTAGCATTCCATCCTCTACCATCCGATGCGACCACTATCACAGCAACACCTTTGTTACTACTATTATCTCTTTGATGTTCATCTATGAGGTTCAACTCTGCTTCGTTCAAGAAGTCCATCTCCACTATCTGGTTAAAGGGAATCAAGAGACGTCCTTGGTTTGGGTTGACATCACTCGTCTGAATCATCTTATCAATCACCAGCTTCGCGTCCACACCCTTTTTTGTTATCATCAGATTATCCAGCCATTCCGGTGTAacccctctctctcttttgacCGGCTTTTTTCCTCTGACCGAAGGCTTAACTTCCCTAAGAGGCTCAGCTCTGatgggttcttcttcttcttcagagcgttgatcatcatcaccatctgTCACCATCTTTATCGAAAACTATAGTAGGATTCTCTTTTAGCAATCTCTCTGAGATAATTAACAACAATAAGAAGATGGGAGTATGGAGGCTGATAGAGGGATGAGTAGCACTGCTTATATAAAGATTTTGATATAAGACTAAAGAAGACCTTTTCCTAAGCGGACTCATCATATAAACTATAGTTTCCTTTGTCCTATTTGTTTAGGTAAAGACAATCTCAATTCTGTTAGAAGTTGCATCTTTGCCAAACGATTAGTTTTAATTATCgctaacaaatatatataaattttaacataattaaactAATCTCAAGAGATTCTTGGAGAACCAATCATATTAATTTGGGTGGCGTTGTATTAGCATAATTCCTTATGTGACAAATActctgttatttttatttagtgaaGTTAAtctgaaatatatataactaggtaataatccgcgcgcatgcgcggaatgtgattattagtttcgttattttttaataaagagcgttaatctgtttaatctagatatcggttcggttttaggttgtttttttttgtttttaatctcctaaaatagaactatcattttaaataaatatttatttggtttgtttggtcaaaatgtttgatgttttttttttcctgtgataataaaaaattactattatttgtttgttttcatgttatgaatcttagatagtcgtgatgtcgaaccaatggtttcatattatagtttctaaacggataatagtttaaaaaaaaattattattaagacaaatcattttactacaatttggtcgatagtgaaagaagcattaagaaaaagaatattttaacttccaaaaaaattagatatttcagttgttgtaaatacttagttatacggtgctcacgtcaatgtgcaaatatatatgtatgtaaaagtatatataaatggttgataaatatataaagatactgttaattaatattaaatgacattttttcaaaataatacatgaaaaaaaaaatttaaaatgaaattatttaaaaacaaaaatattgtaaaat
Protein-coding regions in this window:
- the LOC125585431 gene encoding uncharacterized protein LOC125585431, translating into MVTDGDDDQRSEEEEEPIRAEPLREVKPSVRGKKPVKRERGVTPEWLDNLMITKKGVDAKLVIDKMIQTSDVNPNQGRLLIPFNQIVEMDFLNEAELNLIDEHQRDNSSNKGVAVIVVASDGRGWNAKLRRWNMNCPNYALCSGWNHVVRENNLKDKVGQIFRLWSFHSQDGTKLYLAFFHRELSLCEVALRRLPKIPTRSRTPRFCVPSPPRVSEVFDLNIPFVEEMDPLEAEQERHDRRTPLESVIETMTTTVDLDRLGPSVDLTIPLVEEIDLLEAEQVRHDIPLVPVRTEMASLEAEQETSQESARETTRVDLELRLWFQ